Below is a genomic region from Henckelia pumila isolate YLH828 chromosome 3, ASM3356847v2, whole genome shotgun sequence.
TGAAGTTCTCAGTGGCAGGGATGCGAACTCTAAAGATAGCCCCAAAGAAATTCCACACAGAGCGGGCGATGGGACCGTCGATGAAAATGTGAGTAAATGTCTCCGACATCTCACAGCACTGGCACTTGGACACAAGGGAGAAACCCCGCTGCTGGAGCACCTCATCCACAGGCAACCACCGATGCCAAAACCTCCACAGAAAGAAGGACATGGTGGGCCTCATCCAGCGACCCCAACAGGGAGTAAAGATATCCGAGACCGAGCCTCTCGGTCTGACCTGCTCCCAAGCAGATCTCACAAAAAAGGCACCATCGGTGCTGTGGATCCAGATAGTCGCATCCGGTTCATCCACCAAAACAGGAATCTGAACGATCTCCTCCGCCACCGAGGGAGCGACGACAGCGCAAAGGAGATCAAAATCCCAGTCTCCCTCCAAAAGGAAGctgaaaacacgcacacaccgaTCCCCTCTGACATTACACCTGCTCGACAAAGGGGCATCACCCAACCAAGTATCATCCCAAAAAGAGACATCCCCAAGACCAATCCTCCACCGGATACCAGGCTTCGCACGAGGTCTAATCTGGAGCAAGCGCctccaagtgggagaaatgGCTCCACGAGAAGGAGCACAAATAGGGCTGACAGTCCGGCAATACTTCCTCGAAAGGAATCTCGCCTAGAGAGAGGAACCCTGCCGGAATCTGAACCACAGCTTCATGGAAAAGCTATCAACAATGTCCTTGAGCCTGCAAAAACCCAGGCCTCCTTCTTCCACAGGGAGACAGGCGCGAGACCAGCGGGCCCAGTGCCACTTCTTTTCTAAGGGTCTGGAGCCCCAAAGAAAAGCATTGAAAATACGCTCCAGTTTCTCCAAAACAGCCAAAGGAGGCTGGATCACCTGGCAGAGATAGATCGGGATCGAAAGGAGCACACTGCGGATCAGCGTCATCTTACTCCCAGGAGCAAGGGAACGGGACTCCCAGCCCTCCAGCTTTTTCCGGACCGACTGCAGAAGAGGCTCAAAGAGAGAGCACTTGCGGTTCCCACAGAAAAGCGGAGCTCCAAGGTATTTCAAGGGCAGCTGCCCCTCCGCAAATCCAGTGATTTGCAGCAAACGGGAGCGGCGATGAGCGGTCCAGCCCAAAGGAAAGATCATAGCACTCTTGGCCACATTAACGAGCTGGCCCGAGCAATTTTCATAGTGAGCCAGAAAATCTTTGAGACGCTGAAGACCATGGGATCCCCCATTGGCAAAAATAATGACATCGTCAGCATAGGCCAAATGGGAAATCGGCAAATCACACCCAGACCGATACCTCAAATCAGCATGCTGGAGGAACAACCGGTCCAAGCCACGGGACAGATACTCCGCTCCAAGAATAAAGAGGAGGGGAGATAAAGGGTCACCCTGTCTCAGGCCTCTCGAGGAAGCAAAGAAACCAGCAGGGGTACCATTGACATTAACCGAGAACTTGCAAAAAGAAATGCAAGCCCTCACCATTCTCACAACCTGCTCCGAAAAACCAAACCATCGGAGgacatccaaaagaaaagacCATTGGACTCTATGATAGGCCTTAGCCATGTCCAATTTCAGAATGACATTACCACCACGGGCAGGGAGATTAAGACTGTGAGTGAGCTCATGCGCGAGAAGGATATTGTCAGCAATCATCTGCCCCGGCACAAAGCCACTCTGACTCTGAGAAATGAGTCTCCCCACCACCGACCGCAGACGAGAGTATAAAAGCTTTGAGATAATCTTTTTGGAAACATTACACAAGCTGATGGGACGGAAGTCCGTCCAAGCTTGCGCACCCTCGACTTTGGGGATCAAAGTGATCGTGGTGGCAGTGAAGCCCTGGGGCATAAGAGAGCCCCGAAAGAAATCAAGGACAGCGTCCATGACATCATGCTGCACAAAATCCCAGCAGCTCTGAAAGAAAACCGAAGAAAACCCATCGGGGCCCGCCACACTATCCCGAGGGATGGAAAAGACGACAGCACGTACCTCCTCCAAGGAAGGTGCGGCGGCAAAGCTATGGTTCTCCTCCTCCGAAATCAACGAGGAGAAGCCAGAAAAATCCGAAAGATCCAGGACAAAAGGATCTCCAATGAGGAGGCGCTCAAAATAGGCAGCCCCAGACTGCTTGATGAGACCAGGAGAGTTGAGGAAATTACCATCCTCCCAAATACGAAAGATCTTATTAACCacattcttcttcttcaccaTGTTGTGGAAAAGCTTCGTATTCCTCTCCCCGTCCTCAAGCCAATTACAAGCAGCTTTCTGCTTCCAAAAATCCGCTTCCATAGCGGTGACTCTAGACAGCTCCTCATTGCATCTGGACAAGAGGGTCCAGCTATGCTCAGAGGGATCCGCTTCACAGGCAGCCTCAGCCAGTCTAACCGACCTCTCCGCCTCAGCGATCTTATCAAAAAGGTTCCCAAAAACATCCCGGTTCCACCACTTGAGGTGGCCCTTCAACCGTTTCAGCTTGGAAAAGAGCCTGGGCATGCCTTGCAAAGAGCAGGGCATGTTCCAGTTCAGCCTGACGGTTTGAAGGAACCCCGGGTGCCGAGTCCACATGCTCTGGAACCGAAACGAGCTCGGCCCCCGAGCAAAGACAGGAGCAGACACCAAAAGAGGACAATGATCCGAAATCGTGCGACTGACGTGTTCAACCCTGATAGAGTTGAAATGGTCACCCCAATCCACAGAAACAAAAACTCTGTCAAGAAGCTTCCAAATGGACTTATTCGTCCAGGTGAACGAAGAGCCCTCAAAACCAGCGTCAACCAGCACAGACTCCAAAACAAAATGATTAAACTCGTCCATGGGGAGCTGCCTCCCACCAGAAGAGCCAAGACACTCGGAGGCATCCCTCATG
It encodes:
- the LOC140888034 gene encoding uncharacterized protein, with product MDEFNHFVLESVLVDAGFEGSSFTWTNKSIWKLLDRVFVSVDWGDHFNSIRVEHVSRTISDHCPLLVSAPVFARGPSSFRFQSMWTRHPGFLQTVRLNWNMPCSLQGMPRLFSKLKRLKGHLKWWNRDVFGNLFDKIAEAERSVRLAEAACEADPSEHSWTLLSRCNEELSRVTAMEADFWKQKAACNWLEDGERNTKLFHNMVKKKNVVNKIFRIWEDGNFLNSPGLIKQSGAAYFERLLIGDPFVLDLSDFSGFSSLISEEENHSFAAAPSLEEVRAVVFSIPRDSVAGPDGFSSVFFQSCWDFVQHDVMDAVLDFFRGSLMPQGFTATTITLIPKVEGAQAWTDFRPISLCNVSKKIISKLLYSRLRSVVGRLISQSQSGFVPGQMIADNILLAHELTHSLNLPARGGNVILKLDMAKAYHRVQWSFLLDVLRWFGFSEQVVRMVRACISFCKFSVNVNGTPAGFFASSRGLRQGDPLSPLLFILGAEYLSRGLDRLFLQHADLRYRSGCDLPISHLAYADDVIIFANGGSHGLQRLKDFLAHYENCSGQLVNVAKSAMIFPLGWTAHRRSRLLQITGFAEGQLPLKYLGAPLFCGNRKCSLFEPLLQSVRKKLEGWESRSLAPGSKMTLIRSVLLSIPIYLCQVIQPPLAVLEKLERIFNAFLWGSRPLEKKWHWARWSRACLPVEEGGLGFCRLKDIVDSFSMKLWRLLQIRPRAKPGIRWRIGLGDVSFWDDTWLGDAPLSSRCNVRGDRCVRVFSFLLEGDWDFDLLCAVVAPSVAEEIVQIPVLVDEPDATIWIHSTDGAFFVRSAWEQVRPRGSVSDIFTPCWGRWMRPTMSFFLWRFWHRWLPVDEVLQQRGFSLVSKCQCCEMSETFTHIFIDGPIARSVWNFFGAIFRVRIPATENFSLFLSAWKRGREWSPGGNVREFIPFVVLWFLWTARNDTKHRHLPYSAEKVKFQILSYLRLAHSATVLKPRLWLGALQAARKMGISVGLQRIHKTAIVRWLRPPPGSFKLNVDGSSRGNPSESSVGGVVRDSSGRVLAFFSEFIGLGSNVRAKLWAIWRGILLCSDLSLFPLWIETDSQIAIQILRSRRCRWDLDHIVSRTRVLVRNRPVHFSHIYREGNSVADALARQAHDHRQCLLEIGVQLSGPFPEFLELVCSPVACFAFFRVMDHQAFSVLPLAWFLLLFGCFVGGLSCPSLFGFPVFLGVRLWLEFPSPFSCFFALGLLVCGRSSFSSRPMYSDFPADHDFWTYFLHSFDLLFSSGWCQPLFAL